A genomic stretch from Marinobacter fonticola includes:
- the dnaA gene encoding chromosomal replication initiator protein DnaA codes for MPHTIWHQCLEVLRDEFPAQQFNTWLRPLQSDHRDDQLMLFAPNRFVMDWVNEKYLRRIEEVLKDLHGGQAPRINMRVGSAPQEAAPVRRSSVAPAANTRQEDSAETVNDEERGVAATLVDRSRPTAAPAARSSAPERRSVQVEGDIKHQSFLNESFTFETFVEGKSNQLARAASMQVAENPGGAYNPLFLYGGVGLGKTHLMHAVGNEIVRRNPRAKVAYLRSERFVADMVKALQLNAINEFKRYYRSVDALLIDDIQFFARKERSQEEFFHTFNALLEGGQQVIVTCDRFPKEISDMEERLKSRFGWGLTVMVEPPELETRVAILMKKAEQAGVRLSSEAAFFIAQKIRSNVRELEGALRLVIANAHFTGQEITPPFIRESLKDLLALHEKQVSIDNIQRTVAEYYKIKVADLLSKRRTRTVTRPRQMAMSLAKELTNHSLPEIGDAFGGRDHTTVLHACKKIIELQELDSNIREDHQNFMRLLTT; via the coding sequence GTGCCGCACACCATTTGGCATCAATGTCTTGAAGTACTTCGGGATGAATTTCCCGCTCAACAGTTCAACACCTGGCTTCGTCCGCTACAGTCCGATCACCGGGACGACCAGTTGATGCTGTTCGCTCCGAACCGGTTCGTTATGGACTGGGTCAACGAGAAGTATTTGCGGCGAATCGAAGAAGTCCTCAAGGATCTCCACGGCGGGCAGGCGCCGCGGATTAATATGCGGGTCGGCTCAGCACCGCAAGAAGCGGCACCGGTTCGTCGGTCGTCTGTTGCCCCAGCGGCCAATACCCGTCAAGAAGACAGCGCTGAAACGGTCAACGACGAAGAGAGAGGCGTGGCCGCGACTCTGGTGGACCGGTCCAGACCGACGGCGGCCCCTGCCGCCCGGAGTTCGGCGCCGGAACGACGCAGTGTCCAGGTAGAAGGCGATATCAAGCATCAAAGCTTTCTCAACGAAAGCTTTACCTTCGAGACGTTCGTGGAAGGCAAATCCAACCAGCTGGCTCGCGCAGCGTCGATGCAGGTGGCTGAAAATCCCGGCGGCGCCTATAACCCACTGTTTCTTTATGGCGGTGTGGGTTTAGGTAAGACGCACCTGATGCATGCAGTGGGCAACGAGATTGTGCGCCGCAACCCCCGCGCCAAAGTGGCTTACCTGCGTTCGGAGCGTTTTGTAGCCGATATGGTCAAGGCGCTGCAGCTCAATGCGATTAATGAGTTCAAGCGCTATTACCGCTCAGTGGATGCGCTGCTGATCGACGATATTCAGTTTTTTGCCCGCAAAGAACGCTCCCAAGAAGAGTTTTTCCACACCTTCAACGCCCTGCTTGAGGGTGGCCAGCAAGTGATCGTCACCTGTGACCGTTTCCCCAAGGAAATCTCGGACATGGAGGAGCGCCTCAAATCCCGTTTTGGTTGGGGTCTGACGGTGATGGTCGAACCACCGGAGCTGGAAACCCGCGTGGCAATTCTGATGAAGAAGGCGGAACAGGCGGGTGTCCGGCTTAGCAGCGAAGCAGCCTTCTTTATTGCTCAGAAAATTCGTTCTAACGTGCGTGAGCTCGAGGGTGCACTGCGTCTGGTGATAGCGAATGCTCACTTCACAGGACAGGAAATTACGCCTCCTTTTATTCGCGAGAGTCTCAAGGATCTGTTGGCGCTACACGAAAAGCAGGTGAGCATCGACAATATTCAGCGGACCGTGGCAGAGTACTACAAGATTAAAGTGGCGGATCTTCTTTCCAAGCGCCGGACTCGCACCGTCACACGGCCACGGCAGATGGCCATGTCCCTCGCGAAGGAACTGACCAATCACAGCTTGCCGGAAATCGGCGACGCCTTCGGCGGTCGTGACCACACCACGGTTCTCCATGCCTGTAAAAAAATCATCGAGCTGCAGGAGCTGGATAGCAACATCCGTGAGGATCACCAGAATTTTATGCGTTTGCTGACCACGTAG
- the dnaN gene encoding DNA polymerase III subunit beta — MKLTISRESLLTPLQSIAGVVERKQTMPVLSNVLLVAEDNTLTLTGTNMEVELVGRITPVHVDQPGRITVPARKLSDICRALGGEAPIELNLEGDRLHLRCGASHFTLSTLPAEHFPNVEDDAESFRLELPQADLRNMLDATAFAMAQQDVRYYLNGLLFEVDTEHLRAVATDGHRLAMSHLGLATGISDSRQVIVPRKGVLELARLLDDVQTPLTLVFGDNHLRATVGAYTFTSKLIEGKFPDYNRVIPRGGDKTMLADRSTLKNTLQRAGILSHENIRGVRLNLVPGELQIFANNPDQEQAEDALPVDYQGESLQIGFNVGYLVDVLNALDDDQVKITLSNPNSSALIEAQNDASCLYVVMPMRL; from the coding sequence ATGAAACTGACGATCAGCCGAGAATCCCTCCTGACCCCACTGCAGTCGATTGCCGGTGTAGTGGAACGTAAACAAACGATGCCGGTGCTGTCTAACGTCCTTTTAGTGGCGGAAGACAATACGTTGACGCTGACCGGTACCAATATGGAAGTTGAACTGGTGGGCCGGATTACCCCGGTACATGTGGATCAGCCGGGAAGGATCACCGTTCCGGCCCGAAAGCTATCCGACATCTGCCGTGCCTTGGGTGGCGAGGCGCCGATCGAGCTGAACCTGGAAGGCGACCGCCTTCATCTGCGTTGCGGAGCGAGTCATTTTACGCTGTCAACGCTGCCGGCCGAGCACTTTCCTAATGTCGAAGACGATGCAGAGAGCTTTCGTCTCGAACTGCCTCAGGCAGATCTGCGCAACATGCTCGATGCCACCGCCTTCGCTATGGCTCAACAGGATGTTCGTTATTACTTGAACGGGCTACTATTTGAAGTGGATACCGAGCACCTGCGCGCGGTCGCGACTGACGGCCACCGGCTGGCGATGTCCCATCTGGGGCTGGCAACCGGCATCAGCGACTCACGTCAGGTGATCGTACCGCGCAAAGGCGTGCTGGAACTGGCGCGGCTGCTCGACGACGTGCAGACGCCGCTCACGCTGGTATTCGGGGACAACCACCTACGGGCAACCGTCGGTGCGTACACCTTTACCTCGAAGCTGATCGAGGGCAAGTTCCCGGACTACAACCGGGTCATTCCGCGGGGCGGCGATAAAACCATGCTGGCGGATCGTTCGACCCTTAAGAATACGCTACAGCGGGCGGGGATCCTGTCCCACGAAAACATCCGCGGTGTGCGCCTGAATCTGGTACCGGGTGAGCTGCAGATCTTCGCCAATAATCCCGATCAGGAACAGGCGGAAGACGCCTTGCCAGTGGATTATCAGGGCGAGTCCCTGCAGATCGGCTTTAACGTGGGCTACTTGGTGGATGTGTTGAATGCGCTGGACGACGACCAGGTCAAAATCACTCTATCCAACCCGAACAGCAGTGCGCTGATCGAGGCCCAAAATGACGCCAGCTGTTTGTATGTCGTCATGCCGATGAGACTGTAA
- a CDS encoding ABC1 kinase family protein — MIVNGIKGAFRVGQTLSVLGKTGVNWLRGDRPPTPRLLRRTFEDLGATYIKLGQFIASSPTFFPPSYVEEFQNCLDRTPALPFSVMRRILREELRQPLDKIYSEIDPVPLASASIAQVHAAKLVTGEEVVLKIQKPGVENILLTDLNFLYASARILETIAPKLSWTSLSGIVEEIQSTMMEECDFIKEANNLKTFRQFLMDSHNEDATVPVVYEKWSTRRVLTMERFYGVPLTDLESIRAVTNDPERTLITAMNTWFSSLTQCQFFHADVHAGNLMVLRDGRVGFIDFGIVGRIKPDTWQAVSDFISAVMVGNFEGMAAAMVRIGVTHETIDVKQLADDLRRLYNQMDRMVPDTPYGAEEAEDEVNGMLMDMVKIGEQHGLHFPREFALLIKQFLYFDRYVHILAPEMDMFMDERLTLLH; from the coding sequence ATGATAGTGAATGGCATCAAGGGTGCCTTCAGGGTCGGGCAGACTTTGAGCGTACTCGGCAAAACGGGTGTTAACTGGTTACGCGGCGACCGGCCGCCTACGCCGCGGCTGTTACGTCGAACTTTTGAGGATCTGGGCGCTACCTATATTAAGCTGGGACAATTCATCGCCAGTTCACCTACCTTTTTTCCGCCCAGCTATGTGGAAGAATTTCAAAACTGTCTCGATCGCACGCCTGCCCTTCCCTTCAGTGTGATGCGCCGTATCCTGCGTGAGGAATTGCGCCAACCGTTGGATAAAATCTACTCGGAGATCGATCCGGTTCCGCTCGCTTCGGCATCCATTGCACAGGTACACGCCGCGAAGTTGGTCACCGGTGAGGAGGTCGTGCTTAAGATCCAGAAACCGGGTGTGGAAAACATTCTGCTCACGGATCTGAATTTTCTCTACGCCTCCGCCCGTATTCTTGAAACCATCGCGCCCAAGCTCTCCTGGACCTCCTTGTCCGGCATAGTCGAGGAGATACAGAGCACAATGATGGAAGAGTGCGACTTCATTAAGGAAGCCAATAACCTGAAAACGTTCAGGCAGTTCTTGATGGACTCGCATAACGAGGACGCAACGGTTCCGGTCGTGTACGAGAAGTGGAGTACCCGCCGCGTGCTAACGATGGAACGGTTCTATGGCGTACCGTTAACGGACCTGGAGAGCATTCGAGCGGTCACCAACGATCCCGAGCGGACGTTGATTACAGCAATGAATACCTGGTTTTCCAGTTTGACCCAATGCCAGTTTTTCCATGCAGATGTTCACGCCGGTAATCTGATGGTATTGCGTGACGGGCGGGTTGGATTTATCGATTTCGGCATTGTTGGTCGCATCAAGCCGGATACCTGGCAAGCTGTATCTGATTTCATTTCTGCGGTGATGGTCGGTAATTTCGAAGGTATGGCGGCCGCCATGGTTCGAATTGGCGTCACCCATGAAACCATAGACGTTAAACAACTGGCCGATGATCTACGCCGTCTCTACAACCAGATGGACAGGATGGTGCCGGATACGCCTTATGGAGCCGAAGAAGCTGAAGATGAAGTGAACGGTATGCTGATGGATATGGTCAAAATCGGCGAGCAGCACGGCCTGCATTTCCCGCGAGAGTTTGCCCTGTTGATCAAGCAATTTCTTTACTTCGATCGATACGTTCACATCCTGGCACCGGAAATGGATATGTTTATGGATGAACGTCTGACGCTGTTGCATTAG